Genomic window (Xylanimonas protaetiae):
CGTTCCTCGCCTTCGGCGGCCTCGCGCTCGTCCGCGCCGACCGCCGCACCGACGCCGGGCACGCGCCCGTGCTCGACCGGCCCACGGTCGACGCCAAGCTCGTCTGGTCGCTCGTCGCCATCGTCGCCCTGGGCGTCGAGGCGTTCGTGTTCCAGCACGACGTCGGGTTCGTCGCACTGCTCCTCGTCGTCGTCCTCTCGGCGATCTTCTCCAAGACCGCCCAGGGCGCCGTCAGCAACGTCTGCTGGCCCACCGCGCTGCTCGTGTGCGGCGTGGTCACGTACGTGAACCTGCTCCAGAGCCAGGGCGTGGTCGACTGGCTCGGCAGCTCGGTGGCCGCGATCGGGGCGCCGCTGCTCGCCGCGCTCCTGATCCTCTTCATCGCGGCGGTCGTCAGCGCGCTCGCGTCCACGACGGGCATCCTCGGCGCGCTCGTGCCGCTCGCCGTCCCGTTCCTCATGACGGGCGAGGTCTGGGCGATCGGCCTCGTCGCGGCGCTCGCCGTCTCGGCGTCCGTGGTGGACTGCTCGCCGTTCTCCACGAACGGCGCGCTCATGGTCGCGTACACCGAGGAGCGGGAGCGCGACAACGCCTACAGACAGTTCCTGCGGTGGGGCGCGGCGCTCGTGGTCGTCGCACCCGTCGCCTCCTGGGGCGTCCTGGTGGTCGTCCCGTCGCTGTGAGCCCTTTCCGCAGGTCGGGCATGCTGCGATGATGCGCGCATGACCCTGCCCGGGACGGTCGAGCCCCCACCTCCGCTCGCGCTCGCCGGGCTCCCCGCCGGCGGCGGCGGGACCTCGTACGCGAGCTGGCGACGGCGTGTCGCCGGCGACCTGCTCGACGGCGCGATCCTCACGGGCGTCGGCTGGCTCGCGCTCGGCGACGCCGCGTCGCACACGGCGCTCCCGCTGGGCATGCCCTCGGCGTTCGACGCCGACGCCTCGTGGCACCGGTCGGGCTGGGTGGCCGCCGCGCTGCTGGCCGTGCTGGCGCTCCAGGCGTGGACCGGCTGGACCCCCGGCAAGCTCGTGGTGGGCATCGCCGTCGTGAGCGACCGGGACGGACGCCCGATCGGGCTCCTGCGCACCCTGCTGCGCTGGGCCGTGCACGTGCTCGACACGATCCTCTTCGTCGGGTACCTGCGGCCGCTGTGGCACCGCGAGCGCCGCACCTTCGCGGACTCGGTCATGCGCACCGTCGTCGTGCGGCGGCGGCCCGCCGGCCTGGGCCGTGGCGGCAGGCTCCTGACGGGCGGGGCCCTGGTGCTGTGCCTCCTCGGCGCAGGTCTCACGGTGCCCTGGACCACCCCGGGCTCGCCCGACGCGCGGGCCGAGGCGACGTGCTTCCCCTCGCCGGCCGCGCCCGACGACGTGGTCGGCGCCGTCGAGCCCGTGCGCCTCACGGGGCTGGAGGCGCGGATCGAGGAGCGGCGCCTGTGGTCCCGCCGCGTCGTCGACGTCTACCGCTCGTACTCCGCGACGTGGACGTGGACCACGGCGTCGGCGGGCGGCGACCTCGCGATCGAGCTGACCGCGACCGGCCCCGACGGCCAGAGCAGGACGCAGCGGTCCGGGGTCAGCGGGCACTCGACCGAGGTGGACCAGGTCGGGGTCACGACCACGGCCACCGGCGAGCTGTCCGCGACGACGGACCTCGGCACGACCTGGCCCACCGACCTCGGCCCCGTCGTGGACCTGACGACGTCGCTCCTCGTGGACCGGCAGGTCGTCGCGACCTGCACGGTCGAGGGCTTCG
Coding sequences:
- a CDS encoding SLC13 family permease is translated as MSPEVISVLVLAALFVVATVRNVHLGAAALAASWLVGTLVFGVDVETVVAGFPAGLFLTLVGVTYLFAFAEKAGAISAIVYAAVRLVGGRISLIPWVMFVVTALITSVGALTPAAAAIVGPIAMGLAKRHKIHPVLMGMAVIQGASAGSFSPMGVYGVVINTIVAKHDLPSDPALLFGVSFAFILATVAVAFLAFGGLALVRADRRTDAGHAPVLDRPTVDAKLVWSLVAIVALGVEAFVFQHDVGFVALLLVVVLSAIFSKTAQGAVSNVCWPTALLVCGVVTYVNLLQSQGVVDWLGSSVAAIGAPLLAALLILFIAAVVSALASTTGILGALVPLAVPFLMTGEVWAIGLVAALAVSASVVDCSPFSTNGALMVAYTEERERDNAYRQFLRWGAALVVVAPVASWGVLVVVPSL
- a CDS encoding RDD family protein, translated to MTLPGTVEPPPPLALAGLPAGGGGTSYASWRRRVAGDLLDGAILTGVGWLALGDAASHTALPLGMPSAFDADASWHRSGWVAAALLAVLALQAWTGWTPGKLVVGIAVVSDRDGRPIGLLRTLLRWAVHVLDTILFVGYLRPLWHRERRTFADSVMRTVVVRRRPAGLGRGGRLLTGGALVLCLLGAGLTVPWTTPGSPDARAEATCFPSPAAPDDVVGAVEPVRLTGLEARIEERRLWSRRVVDVYRSYSATWTWTTASAGGDLAIELTATGPDGQSRTQRSGVSGHSTEVDQVGVTTTATGELSATTDLGTTWPTDLGPVVDLTTSLLVDRQVVATCTVEGFALTSRRA